The segment atccgattccctcttctgatggCGGAAGATGTGCACATGCATGGTGCATAGacgtatgcaggcaaaacacccatgcacataacaTAGTAAACTCTAAACTGAAAAAAGGTAGGACTTCTAGCCAAATGTGgtgtttaatcccagtactcagaaggcagaggcagatgatctcatggatctctatgagtccaaggacagccagggcgacacagagaaaccctgttttgaaaaaccaaaacgaAAGAAAACTTGAGACGTAGGCACCAGTGAGAAGCTCAGTGGGTACAGCACTTGCTGTGTAAGCCCGATGACCTGACTTCGATTCCCAGAAGCCGCATAGGGGTACAAGTGGAGAACTGACTATACGAAGTTGTCTTCCGTCCTCCACATACATAATGTGGCACACCCTccatcatgcatacacacacgatAATAAACTAAACTTAGCCGGGCACGGTGGCgggcatctttaatcccagcaggcagatctctgaattgtaggccagcttggtctacatacataggcaagccagagctacatagtgagaccctgtctcaaaaataaataaaagaaagaaagagagagagagagagagacctaggtTGTCTGCATAACTCATTTTAGACCAGCCTCGGGAtaactatctcaaaaaacaaacaaaacagctttTGCTTCCTGATCCAGGAAGTGTCTGAGCAGGCCATGCTATcatctttaatttttaagtttatttttatgtatatgaatacagtgtagctgttttcagacaagccagaagagggcatcgaattcCATTACAGGtagatagatggttgtgagccaccatgtggtttctgggatttgaactcaggacctctggaagagcagtcagtgctgttaaccactgagccatctctccagcacccatgctTTAACGTCTTTAATGTTCCCACTGTCATGGACCTAACCCCTGCCTGCCTCAGCCATCATACTTCCTACATCACGATGGATTCCAGGAACCCTAGCTAAAACCTCTCGTCTCATCTCTTAAGTTAACAACCCCCGCCCCCCCACACCGGTGTCAgcgagatggctcggtgggtaaaggtacttgctgccaagcctgaccacctgagtctGTTCGATCCCTGGGCCCCTCGTGGTGGAGAAAGACAACTGATTCTTGTAAGTTGTCTGGCTCCTTCCTTACAGGAAAATTTTGCCATTCCAGgtgacaggcaggaactggcatATGTGTGACAAGCCCAGGACTGTGATCTTTTGAGATCATAGATGTTACCATGTCTAGAAAGGCGCTTGCCAAGCCTCTTACACTTGTTCTTGCAAACAGACCTGGCATGTGCGTTGATAGTATAATTTATTTGTAGACAAGGCTTCACACGatagccctgcctggcctggaactttctgtgcagaccagactggccttgaacttttgcagtcctccagcctctgcctcctgagtgctggaactacaggtgtgtgctaccactccCTGCCTGGTTTTGTCATTTATcccatttatttagtgtgtgtatgggtataccTGTCACACGTACTCcctgctcttgggaggcagaagcaagcaggtgTCTGTGAAactgaggcagcctggtctacacagtgaattccaaagctacatagtaaaaccctgtcttaaaaaagaaaagataaacagaTAGCCAAAGGGGGAAAGGGGTGTATTCACTGGGGCTTAACAGATGgctgtgattaagagcacttgttgcttgtGCAGAGAGGCTGGGCTCTGGTCCTAGGACATACATAGAGACTCACAACTAGCCCTActtttccaggggatctgacaggcaccaggcacaaatATGGCGCATATCCTAAATGCAGAGAAAACACTCAGATACACATAaatccaaaaaggaaagaaataaatccaAAGTGTATGTACCTGGATATGTAATGCTTGGCTAGCATGCACAAATCCCTCCGAACCATGAATGTTCAAGGGTAGCCCGGAGacaggagaccctgtcacaaagcaAACATCCCACAAACTCAAAAGTGCCTTCAGAGAAGGCACCTGAGTCCCCAGGAACCACAAACCTCATCCAAGGTTCCCAAGAGATTCAGAGACACTTGAGTCTTGAGCTCTCCGGTATGTGCGCCCTCTGTTCTGTCCCTGTCACCTCCTGTGGCCACCTTCTGCGCTAACAgctccatgtacacacacacaacactggCCTCTTTCCTATGGCCACCCATTCCTCTCTGTTCACTGGCCCCTGGCGGTAGGCATGTGATGGGCTGCTCCCAATGTGGCCACCCCACAGTGCTGTGGTGGACATCCCTCATGCCTTTGTCACTGGCTTCACTGTGCAGGGTAAAACTGCATCAAGTAAGGCTGTGCTGTAAACGCCAGATGGCCAAGGCAGAGGCACCGAGTTAAACTTTCATGTGCCTCACCACCAAAGATGGCAGCCGACTTTTTACCTTTgcctcgagtgtgtgtgtgtgtgtgtgtgtgtgtgtgtgtgtgtgtgtgtgtgtgtcagagagggGGGGCGGAGGTGGGGGAGAGAACAGGCCTAGCCAGTGTCACCACAACCCCCACAACTCCAGGCCCAAGGTTTGACCCCAGCGCCAATCAGATGCCACCTACCTCTGGGCATGAACAGAAGTCCTCAACCTTCTAAATCAGATTCCAGTAGAGACAATAATCCCAAGCCACCCCGGGTACATAACTAGAACATAGGATTTGGAAGGCTGCCAGGAGAAGACAAggtccaggccagcttgggctacatgtaTCAAGACCCTGCCATTCTCCCGGTTAGAGGAAAGTCCACACATACAGCAGGGCTTAGAAATTCCAGGTCTTTATTggcaggagatggaggcagagagggcAAGTGAgctcactccctctctccttgGCTCTCCGGCTGGTGGTGGCTGCGTTGGTGAACCAGCAGGAGGCGTCTCTGGCCAAAGGCCTGGTTGCAACTGGAGCATCGGTGGCGGCCAGTGGTCTGGCTGCTGGGCGCAGTTGGGGGGTCGTGGCACAGGCGGTGGGCCGCCAGTTTGGAGGGAAACGAGAACGCTTTGGGGCAGTGCGGGCAAGGGTAGGGGCGGGCGTCGGTGGCGTGGTGAGTGTGGCGGTGGGCCGCCAATTTGGACGGGTAGCAGAAGGACTTGGGGCAATCGGGGCACGGGTAGGGACGGGCGGGCGCGTGGGTCCAGAGATGCGCCGCCAGCTTGGAGCGGTGGCCGAAGGCCTTGGGGCAGTGTGGGCAGGAGTGTGGGCGAGCTCCGCTATGCGTGAGGCGGTGCGCAGCCAGCTTGGAGGGGTATGAGAAGGCCTTGGGACAATCGGGGCACGGGTGTGGGCGGGTGCCGCCGTGCGCTAGCCGGTGTGTGGCCAGCTTGGATGGGTACGAGAAGGCCTTCGGGCAGTCTGGGCAGCGGTGTGGGCGCTGGGGAGGGGGCCTCCGGCGGGGCCCGGAGGGCACACTCCCAGATACAGCGGGCTGGCTGGGCCTCGGCAGGTCCTGGTGGGAGACTGGGGGACAGGAGAACTGGTGGGCTTCTAGAAACAGACACACTTTGTGTACAGGTCAGGCTCCCCCTCCCTTCAACACTGTCTAAagcagggcctcactatgtaaccttggctggcctggaacattcTCTGtaggccccaaactcacagagattgcccctgcctctacctcctgagtgctaggactaaaggcgtgcgccaccacaccgGGCCCTGCCATCTCTTAATACTAGAGGGGTATCTCAAAGTGTCTGAGAAGGCACATGTCACACTGGTGTCCCATTAAGGGACATTTCTGCTTGCCCTCTGACCCCACGTTCTATGAGCGCCTCACAGAGTTGCCAAGCCAGTCCCGAAAGCTTCTAAAGTGTCCATTTCCAGCACTACCCATAACCCCCCACAATCTGCTGagagtggtggttgtggtggccCCAAATGATCATAAGGTTGGTTTTCCTCCGCGGTCGTCCTGGGGAATGATCCCTATGAGAACCTGGGCTGCTCTCACCTTTGGTCTCCGGGTCCTGAGAAGTGGGATTAGGTTCTGAGACCCTGGCCTCGGACTTCACGCTTCCACCCAGCATCTTGCTGGCAAAGGAACCAAGGGGCAGCAGGGCAAGGGGCGAGGATGGCGCCAGAGGTTAACACGttcatggagacaggggtggaGACCTAAAATCAAAAGATCAATCACACACTAGGAGGGGAATATGAAAATAAACCCAAGAATTAACCTTTTCATTGGGTGGGGCTATCTCAGAGTGGGCGGGGCCGCTAAATCTGGGGTGGGCGGGGCTATACAAAAAGATCACAGTGGCCTGGCCACCCAAGCCCAGGAGCCGGTCTTTGAGCGCAGTGGGCGTGCCCTTGGCCTCACCGTCCCAGAAATGCTTTGGGTACAGTGAGTGGGAGAGATTCTAGTAGAAACGGAGGCTTACCCTGTCTTTAGTCTCAGCCTACTGATGCTGTGTCCACCCTGTCCTTCTGGTCGCTAAATCGCATCTCTGGCATAGAATTGGGGAGCTCGGAGGATTAGGGAAACCTGGAGAAAAAGACGAAAGGAAGGTGTGGTGTATAGAACGATCTAGGGACTTTCACTGAAGGGAGTCCGAAATGTCTGGCATCGCATGCACTCCTCAAAAACCAGGGCACCGGGACCCATATGTACCCTTCACGGTGGGATCCTGGCGTCCAGCCCCCAAGCCATCTCCAGGAGACCAGGACCCAGCCCTTCTCACCTGCAGGGCGGTCCCTCCCGGGGGTGGGGCTCCGGAACCCTCCCGTCTCAGTTAAGCCTCAGGAGCTACCTTGTAGCCCTCCGACCTGCACTCCCAGCGGGCGCTGGGACGTCGCTGGAGGAGAGAAGAGCGGGAAGGAGCTTGCCGAGCCTTGGGGCCCAGCTTCACTTCCATCCCCTCCTCCCATCCGGGGCTGGAGGGGGCGTCGGCACGCATGCGCACTCTCGGCCAGCAAGAGGCTGCAAAGGGGGAAGATGTGGAAGGAGGGGGTGGCAGAAGCACCCAGCTGGCACGTTAATGAGCAAGCGCGAAGCTTCCGGCCTAAGGACCCTAGGAAAGTGCACATCTGGAAGGATGTGGTCAACAGGAGTGTGTGCACatccctccttttttcttcttcttcctgtgatAGGGTCTCAAGAAGCCCAGACTAGCATCAAACTCCCTACATAgtagagaatggccttgaactggtGATCCTCAcgccttcacctcccaagtgctgtgctGAGACAGACTGCACAGCCCCATCCCTTGTCCCTCCCCCGCATTCCCATTCCCgcctttttaaaatgtctgttgCTATTTTCCTTCAAACGTTAATTACCTTTATTTATTTGTCATTTGTGGGTGTATTTGAGTGTGGACAACTTGTGGACTCTTGTGGACTCAGTTCTCACggtccaccatgtgggttccagggatcgaactcaaaTCTTCAGGCTTGGTTGCAGCCGCCTTTTAACTACTGAGGTGTCTCTTTGGCCCTGTATTGAGAATTCCATGTATGGTCTGAGTTCAGCCTTTGGGAGCAATTCAAACAGCTCCAGTCGATTTGATTCTGCTCCTCTAAGCATTTACAGAAAGTCTGGCTATTTCTTCAAGAAAGGGCAAGGGGCAATACTCGATGATACCCAAAGGCATTTGCATAGTTCTTTAGCCACCCTTCACCGACATCCGCCACTTGGTGGCCAGAGCCTGAGACCACACCTAGCACCTGTGCTACCTGCCACTCCTCCCTAGGTGGTCTAGGAGTGCCAGGCCAAGGGTGACATTGAGTGCTTGGCCTATTTCCAGGCAGTGACTGTGCAGTTTCCTGCCCAGCACTGGTATGACTGTGAAGTGCTCATAAAAGTCCTCCTCACTCAGGCGGATAATCCACAAAGTCTGGCCAGCTCTGGGAGCCGCAGGAGTTATTTGGTGGGGCCAAGTAACTGGTTTGCACCGGACTCTGCCACTTTCTAGTCTTCTGAGCATGAATAAGTCACTTCACAGTTCCGGGCCTCAGGGTCTTCATGTATATTAAACAGTCAATGGAAACTGCTTACAAATTGCTAGTGTTCCCgaagtgttgttttttgtttttttgtttttgtttttgttttgttttgttttgaggcagggtcttcctACTTAGCtccggttgtcctggaactcgctctgtagagtGGGCTGGCTTCAaatacacagagatctgcctgcctctgcccctccagTGCTTGAatcagaggtgtgcaccaccaagcccTGCCCCAGTTACTGCCGTTaagcactgagctctctctccagaccCTTGACCACGATTTAAAAAATTACACTGAGTgtggtggcccacgcctttaatccagcactcagggggtAGAGTTCGaactcagatctctgagtttgaggccagcctggtctatagagggagttccaggatagccagggctacacagagaaaccctgacttagagaatatatattgtatatatacatatacattgatatttatatttatatgtgcatCTGTGGTATCATATTtagaggtgagaggacaacttgtgggagttacCTCTTCCCATTGGTGAGTCCTAGGGATTGACCAAGTACTCAGACTTGGAGGCAAGCCTTACTCACTGAGGCGCCTTGCAGgctcaatattttcttttttcttttttcttttttaccaggCATTAAATTAAGCCCAGTGGGGTTAAATTGTCTTGGGA is part of the Rattus norvegicus strain BN/NHsdMcwi chromosome 1, GRCr8, whole genome shotgun sequence genome and harbors:
- the Zfp575 gene encoding zinc finger protein 575, with protein sequence MLGGSVKSEARVSEPNPTSQDPETKVSHQDLPRPSQPAVSGSVPSGPRRRPPPQRPHRCPDCPKAFSYPSKLATHRLAHGGTRPHPCPDCPKAFSYPSKLAAHRLTHSGARPHSCPHCPKAFGHRSKLAAHLWTHAPARPYPCPDCPKSFCYPSKLAAHRHTHHATDARPYPCPHCPKAFSFPSKLAAHRLCHDPPTAPSSQTTGRHRCSSCNQAFGQRRLLLVHQRSHHQPESQGERE
- the Zfp575 gene encoding zinc finger protein 575 isoform X1, whose translation is MLGGSVKSEARVSEPNPTSQDPETKEAHQFSCPPVSHQDLPRPSQPAVSGSVPSGPRRRPPPQRPHRCPDCPKAFSYPSKLATHRLAHGGTRPHPCPDCPKAFSYPSKLAAHRLTHSGARPHSCPHCPKAFGHRSKLAAHLWTHAPARPYPCPDCPKSFCYPSKLAAHRHTHHATDARPYPCPHCPKAFSFPSKLAAHRLCHDPPTAPSSQTTGRHRCSSCNQAFGQRRLLLVHQRSHHQPESQGERE